A window of the Tachysurus fulvidraco isolate hzauxx_2018 chromosome 6, HZAU_PFXX_2.0, whole genome shotgun sequence genome harbors these coding sequences:
- the cobll1b gene encoding cordon-bleu protein-like 1b isoform X3, with protein MQPSRGMDGDVCQDAQHSRQTHKRRSSKNKAPLPPAVVHGSCVSSHAPAVTHTTMEQKENLLEQELLLTVVLPEGVEKTTVVHGSKPMIDLLVMLCAKYHLNPSGHTIELVSTNKNHIKFKPNALIGALEAEKVLLKPKGMEDKNKQTGPQMPEATVRLVINYKRTQKTILRVNPKLALQELLPAICEKCEFDVQSTVLLQNVLSQEPLDPSNSLNDLGLRELYARDTRVISPTDFPPSPTHSDVIQPSKDKLQKEKENKGLFGMFRRGSKKKSDQTPTVSAPASPINRKSRPMSMSSLSMHSSTYDTNTMPSDTQKKRRAPLPPQMKPSDLSHMHSNSQTSSHPDGNQVTSSLRRSLSTDSSLKRSKRKAPLPPIFPSNPSVTHDEQIQDTAVTGLLPTPKEIPESQESETTVITVNSSPESLSPLPELLEDDISVNLSADVSLDSGRAETASPPQDSEMESVALPTESLQKVSSDLTTDGKIAANSEVRRNQPEADSDAQLQSTNRASVDKGTETECFTAECSTALKELSTAPMDASQSSIDLLIHTQRAEPQAPPKPSYAAAAVQTTPNSSSTATSESQTHTEIQTETKNSTEATPTPESTVWMPVTLGSPKRDMATSTEEPQCQEIPSVQSVDVQKFARTHFSESPKFTQTPNPGKQKSPKTKPKPSNELTREYIPKVGMTTYTVVPPKTLDKLRFFEVELTLECPSVPGVKEVNVEPLSQKATTPPAATSPTRFECRPGSGSDLSPPISPTIESPTNSSCTSQYKEKKVPPATRPKPASFRLPQNKRTPGSYVSSALVRSMSLSEEKEPLRSPQRESFHGFTQETFPPPPPPIQWEDEKKITEVQHISPPMSPLKQEEMEKSSPASSPRETEVFSRSGHSVLPRQTSLPTAGLTLEKLRSFAAPKPYISSTPSRFAQAVNSAVKRSQSLTHNPIGLCSHKVPLTITKRSTIREADEFVDLPTSRDVDSGHGQRKSSSNSCGSPIEDTEDVWKRRTPELSTNSGSNTHCI; from the exons GAGGTCATCTAAAAACAAGGCACCCCTGCCTCCAGCGGTGGTGCATGGTTCATGTGTATCATCTCATGCCCctgcagtaacacacactaccatgGAGCAGAAGGAGAATTTACTAGAACAAGAGCTGTTACTGACTGTGGTGCTGCCTGAAGGAGTGGAGAAGACCACAGTGGTTCATGGCAG TAAACCCATGATTGACCTACTCGTGATGCTGTGTGCAAAGTACCATCTCAACCCGTCGGGCCACACCATTGAGCTAGTCTCCACCAATAAGAACCACATTAAGTTTAAACCCAATGCTCTTATTGGCGCTCTGGAAGCTGAGAAGGTTCTGCTCAAGCCCAAAGGCATGGAGGACAAGAATAAGCAGACTGGACCACAAATGCCAGAG GCTACTGTGCGCCTGGTAATAAACTATAAAAGGACCCAGAAGACAATTTTACGAGTGAACCCAAAGCTTGCTCTGCAGGAGCTGCTGCCTGCTATCTGTGAGAAATGTGAATTTGATGTCCAGAGCACTGTGCTGCTGCAGAATGTGCTCTCCCAGGAGCCTCTGGACCCGAGCAACTCTCTCAATGATCTCGGCCTCAGGGAGCTCTACGCCAGAGACACACGGG TTATCAGTCCAACAGACTTCCCTCCATCACCAACTCATTCAG ATGTTATTCAACCTAGCAAGGACAAACtccagaaagaaaaggaaaataaaggtCTGTTTGGCATGTTCAGACGAGGAAGTAAGAAGAAATCTGATCAG acaCCAACTGTCAGTGCGCCAGCATCCCCAATCAACAGGAAATCGAGACCTATGAGCATGAGTTCCCTCAGCATGCATTCCTCAACATACGACACCAACACGATGccgtctgacacacagaagaagaGACGGGCCCCTCTGCCTCCACAAATGAAGCCCTCTGACCTCAGCCATATGCACAGCAACTCTCAAACAAGCAGTCATCCTGATGGCAACCAG GTCACATCTTCTCTGAGGCGAAGTTTATCTACCGATTCATCTCTAAAGAGGAGTAAAAGGAAGGCACCACTACCCCCTATCTTCCCCAGCAACCCCTCTGTGACCCATGATGAACAAATCCAGGATACAGCTGTAACAG GGTTGCTACCAACTCCTAAAGAGATCCCAGAAAGTCAGGAGTCTGAAACCACTGTCATCACTGTAAACTCCAGTCCTGAGAGCTTGAGTCCTCTGCCAGAGCTTCTGGAGGATGACATCAGCGTTAACCTCTCTGCAGACGTTTCTCTGGACTCTGGCAGAGCTGAAACTGCCTCACCGCCTCAGGATTCAGAGATGGAAAGTGTAGCTTTACCTACAGAAAGCCTACAAAAAGTATCCTCTGATCTGACCACAGATGGCAA AATAGCTGCAAACTCTGAGGTGAGAAGAAATCAGCCAGAGGCTGATTCTGATGCTCAATTACAGTCAACAAACagag CCAGTGTTGACAAGGGGACTGAAACAGAATGTTTCACTGCTGAATGTTCTACAGCATTGAAGGAATTGAGCACTGCACCGATGGATGCATCCCAGAGTTCTATAGACCTACTCATACACACCCAGCGAGCAGAACCACAGGCTCCTCCAAAGCCCAGTTACGCAGCAGCTGCAGTACAAACAACACCAAACAGTTCCTCCACTGCAACCAGTGAaagtcagacacacactgaaattCAAACAGAGACAAAAAACTCAACGGAGGCTACACCTACCCCAGAGTCAACTGTCTGGATGCCTGTAACCTTAGGGAGCCCCAAAAGGGACATGGCCACATCTACAGAAGAGCCCCAATGTCAAGAAATTCCCTCTGTTCAAAGTGTTGATGTGCAGAAATTCGCACGTACTCACTTCTCTGAAAGCCCCAAATTCACACAGACTCCCAATCCTGGAAAACAAAAGTCCCCAAAGACTAAGCCTAAGCCCTCAAATGAACTGACCCGAGAATACATCCCTAAAGTAGGCATGACCACCTACACTGTTGTGCCTCCAAAGACCTTGGACAAGCTACGATTCTTCGAAGTGGAGCTGACGCTTGAGTGTCCCAGTGTGCCTGGAGTTAAGGAAGTGAATGTGGAGCCTTTAAGTCaaaaagctacaacaccaccagCAGCAACATCTCCCACCAGGTTTGAATGCAGGCCTGGCAGTGGCAGTGATCTCTCTCCACCCATTTCACCAACTATAGAATCTCCTACAAACTCCTCCTGTACTTCTCAGTACAAGGAGAAGAAAGTTCCACCTGCAACCAGGCCCAAACCAGCTTCATTCCGCTTACCACAGAATAAAAGAACACCTGGAAGTTACGTCAGTTCAGCGTTGGTGCGCAGTATGAGTTTAAGTGAGGAAAAGGAGCCTTTACGTAGCCCGCAAAGGGAGAGTTTCCATGGGTTTACGCAGGAGACCTTCCCCCCTCCTCCACCACCCATACAGTGGGAGGATGAAAAAAAGATTACAGAGGTGCAGCACATTTCTCCACCAATGTCTCCTCTAAagcaggaggagatggagaaatCTAGTCCAGCTTCCTCTCCGAGAGAGACTGAAGTGTTCAGTAGATCAGGGCATTCGGTCCTGCCACGCCAAACGAGTTTACCGACTGCTGGCCTGACTCTGGAAAAGCTGCGGAGTTTTGCTGCACCCAAGCCATACATCTCATCCACACCATCACGCTTTGCCCAGGCTGTCAATTCTGCAGTCAAGAGATCACAATCTCTTACCCATAATCCTATTGGGCTGTGCAGTCACAAGGTCCCTTTGACGATCACTAAACGTAGCACAATTAGAGAGGCAGATGAGTTTGTTGATTTGCCAACTTCAAGG gATGTGGACAGTGGTCATGGACAGAGGAAGAGCAGCAGTAACTCTTGTGGTTCTCCTATTGAGGACACTGAGGACGTGTGGAAAAGGAGAACACCTGAGCTCTCCACAAATAGTGGCTCTAACACTCACTGCATCTGA
- the cobll1b gene encoding cordon-bleu protein-like 1b isoform X1 produces MRVENLGEDQGGSGRGVCVMQPSRGMDGDVCQDAQHSRQTHKRRSSKNKAPLPPAVVHGSCVSSHAPAVTHTTMEQKENLLEQELLLTVVLPEGVEKTTVVHGSKPMIDLLVMLCAKYHLNPSGHTIELVSTNKNHIKFKPNALIGALEAEKVLLKPKGMEDKNKQTGPQMPEATVRLVINYKRTQKTILRVNPKLALQELLPAICEKCEFDVQSTVLLQNVLSQEPLDPSNSLNDLGLRELYARDTRVISPTDFPPSPTHSDVIQPSKDKLQKEKENKGLFGMFRRGSKKKSDQTPTVSAPASPINRKSRPMSMSSLSMHSSTYDTNTMPSDTQKKRRAPLPPQMKPSDLSHMHSNSQTSSHPDGNQVTSSLRRSLSTDSSLKRSKRKAPLPPIFPSNPSVTHDEQIQDTAVTGLLPTPKEIPESQESETTVITVNSSPESLSPLPELLEDDISVNLSADVSLDSGRAETASPPQDSEMESVALPTESLQKVSSDLTTDGKIAANSEVRRNQPEADSDAQLQSTNRASVDKGTETECFTAECSTALKELSTAPMDASQSSIDLLIHTQRAEPQAPPKPSYAAAAVQTTPNSSSTATSESQTHTEIQTETKNSTEATPTPESTVWMPVTLGSPKRDMATSTEEPQCQEIPSVQSVDVQKFARTHFSESPKFTQTPNPGKQKSPKTKPKPSNELTREYIPKVGMTTYTVVPPKTLDKLRFFEVELTLECPSVPGVKEVNVEPLSQKATTPPAATSPTRFECRPGSGSDLSPPISPTIESPTNSSCTSQYKEKKVPPATRPKPASFRLPQNKRTPGSYVSSALVRSMSLSEEKEPLRSPQRESFHGFTQETFPPPPPPIQWEDEKKITEVQHISPPMSPLKQEEMEKSSPASSPRETEVFSRSGHSVLPRQTSLPTAGLTLEKLRSFAAPKPYISSTPSRFAQAVNSAVKRSQSLTHNPIGLCSHKVPLTITKRSTIREADEFVDLPTSRDVDSGHGQRKSSSNSCGSPIEDTEDVWKRRTPELSTNSGSNTHCI; encoded by the exons GAGGTCATCTAAAAACAAGGCACCCCTGCCTCCAGCGGTGGTGCATGGTTCATGTGTATCATCTCATGCCCctgcagtaacacacactaccatgGAGCAGAAGGAGAATTTACTAGAACAAGAGCTGTTACTGACTGTGGTGCTGCCTGAAGGAGTGGAGAAGACCACAGTGGTTCATGGCAG TAAACCCATGATTGACCTACTCGTGATGCTGTGTGCAAAGTACCATCTCAACCCGTCGGGCCACACCATTGAGCTAGTCTCCACCAATAAGAACCACATTAAGTTTAAACCCAATGCTCTTATTGGCGCTCTGGAAGCTGAGAAGGTTCTGCTCAAGCCCAAAGGCATGGAGGACAAGAATAAGCAGACTGGACCACAAATGCCAGAG GCTACTGTGCGCCTGGTAATAAACTATAAAAGGACCCAGAAGACAATTTTACGAGTGAACCCAAAGCTTGCTCTGCAGGAGCTGCTGCCTGCTATCTGTGAGAAATGTGAATTTGATGTCCAGAGCACTGTGCTGCTGCAGAATGTGCTCTCCCAGGAGCCTCTGGACCCGAGCAACTCTCTCAATGATCTCGGCCTCAGGGAGCTCTACGCCAGAGACACACGGG TTATCAGTCCAACAGACTTCCCTCCATCACCAACTCATTCAG ATGTTATTCAACCTAGCAAGGACAAACtccagaaagaaaaggaaaataaaggtCTGTTTGGCATGTTCAGACGAGGAAGTAAGAAGAAATCTGATCAG acaCCAACTGTCAGTGCGCCAGCATCCCCAATCAACAGGAAATCGAGACCTATGAGCATGAGTTCCCTCAGCATGCATTCCTCAACATACGACACCAACACGATGccgtctgacacacagaagaagaGACGGGCCCCTCTGCCTCCACAAATGAAGCCCTCTGACCTCAGCCATATGCACAGCAACTCTCAAACAAGCAGTCATCCTGATGGCAACCAG GTCACATCTTCTCTGAGGCGAAGTTTATCTACCGATTCATCTCTAAAGAGGAGTAAAAGGAAGGCACCACTACCCCCTATCTTCCCCAGCAACCCCTCTGTGACCCATGATGAACAAATCCAGGATACAGCTGTAACAG GGTTGCTACCAACTCCTAAAGAGATCCCAGAAAGTCAGGAGTCTGAAACCACTGTCATCACTGTAAACTCCAGTCCTGAGAGCTTGAGTCCTCTGCCAGAGCTTCTGGAGGATGACATCAGCGTTAACCTCTCTGCAGACGTTTCTCTGGACTCTGGCAGAGCTGAAACTGCCTCACCGCCTCAGGATTCAGAGATGGAAAGTGTAGCTTTACCTACAGAAAGCCTACAAAAAGTATCCTCTGATCTGACCACAGATGGCAA AATAGCTGCAAACTCTGAGGTGAGAAGAAATCAGCCAGAGGCTGATTCTGATGCTCAATTACAGTCAACAAACagag CCAGTGTTGACAAGGGGACTGAAACAGAATGTTTCACTGCTGAATGTTCTACAGCATTGAAGGAATTGAGCACTGCACCGATGGATGCATCCCAGAGTTCTATAGACCTACTCATACACACCCAGCGAGCAGAACCACAGGCTCCTCCAAAGCCCAGTTACGCAGCAGCTGCAGTACAAACAACACCAAACAGTTCCTCCACTGCAACCAGTGAaagtcagacacacactgaaattCAAACAGAGACAAAAAACTCAACGGAGGCTACACCTACCCCAGAGTCAACTGTCTGGATGCCTGTAACCTTAGGGAGCCCCAAAAGGGACATGGCCACATCTACAGAAGAGCCCCAATGTCAAGAAATTCCCTCTGTTCAAAGTGTTGATGTGCAGAAATTCGCACGTACTCACTTCTCTGAAAGCCCCAAATTCACACAGACTCCCAATCCTGGAAAACAAAAGTCCCCAAAGACTAAGCCTAAGCCCTCAAATGAACTGACCCGAGAATACATCCCTAAAGTAGGCATGACCACCTACACTGTTGTGCCTCCAAAGACCTTGGACAAGCTACGATTCTTCGAAGTGGAGCTGACGCTTGAGTGTCCCAGTGTGCCTGGAGTTAAGGAAGTGAATGTGGAGCCTTTAAGTCaaaaagctacaacaccaccagCAGCAACATCTCCCACCAGGTTTGAATGCAGGCCTGGCAGTGGCAGTGATCTCTCTCCACCCATTTCACCAACTATAGAATCTCCTACAAACTCCTCCTGTACTTCTCAGTACAAGGAGAAGAAAGTTCCACCTGCAACCAGGCCCAAACCAGCTTCATTCCGCTTACCACAGAATAAAAGAACACCTGGAAGTTACGTCAGTTCAGCGTTGGTGCGCAGTATGAGTTTAAGTGAGGAAAAGGAGCCTTTACGTAGCCCGCAAAGGGAGAGTTTCCATGGGTTTACGCAGGAGACCTTCCCCCCTCCTCCACCACCCATACAGTGGGAGGATGAAAAAAAGATTACAGAGGTGCAGCACATTTCTCCACCAATGTCTCCTCTAAagcaggaggagatggagaaatCTAGTCCAGCTTCCTCTCCGAGAGAGACTGAAGTGTTCAGTAGATCAGGGCATTCGGTCCTGCCACGCCAAACGAGTTTACCGACTGCTGGCCTGACTCTGGAAAAGCTGCGGAGTTTTGCTGCACCCAAGCCATACATCTCATCCACACCATCACGCTTTGCCCAGGCTGTCAATTCTGCAGTCAAGAGATCACAATCTCTTACCCATAATCCTATTGGGCTGTGCAGTCACAAGGTCCCTTTGACGATCACTAAACGTAGCACAATTAGAGAGGCAGATGAGTTTGTTGATTTGCCAACTTCAAGG gATGTGGACAGTGGTCATGGACAGAGGAAGAGCAGCAGTAACTCTTGTGGTTCTCCTATTGAGGACACTGAGGACGTGTGGAAAAGGAGAACACCTGAGCTCTCCACAAATAGTGGCTCTAACACTCACTGCATCTGA
- the cobll1b gene encoding cordon-bleu protein-like 1b isoform X2: MRVENLGEDQGGSGRGVCVMQPSRGMDGDVCQDAQHSRQTHKRRSSKNKAPLPPAVVHGSCVSSHAPAVTHTTMEQKENLLEQELLLTVVLPEGVEKTTVVHGSKPMIDLLVMLCAKYHLNPSGHTIELVSTNKNHIKFKPNALIGALEAEKVLLKPKGMEDKNKQTGPQMPEATVRLVINYKRTQKTILRVNPKLALQELLPAICEKCEFDVQSTVLLQNVLSQEPLDPSNSLNDLGLRELYARDTRVISPTDFPPSPTHSDVIQPSKDKLQKEKENKGLFGMFRRGSKKKSDQTPTVSAPASPINRKSRPMSMSSLSMHSSTYDTNTMPSDTQKKRRAPLPPQMKPSDLSHMHSNSQTSSHPDGNQVTSSLRRSLSTDSSLKRSKRKAPLPPIFPSNPSVTHDEQIQDTAVTGLLPTPKEIPESQESETTVITVNSSPESLSPLPELLEDDISVNLSADVSLDSGRAETASPPQDSEMESVALPTESLQKVSSDLTTDAANSEVRRNQPEADSDAQLQSTNRASVDKGTETECFTAECSTALKELSTAPMDASQSSIDLLIHTQRAEPQAPPKPSYAAAAVQTTPNSSSTATSESQTHTEIQTETKNSTEATPTPESTVWMPVTLGSPKRDMATSTEEPQCQEIPSVQSVDVQKFARTHFSESPKFTQTPNPGKQKSPKTKPKPSNELTREYIPKVGMTTYTVVPPKTLDKLRFFEVELTLECPSVPGVKEVNVEPLSQKATTPPAATSPTRFECRPGSGSDLSPPISPTIESPTNSSCTSQYKEKKVPPATRPKPASFRLPQNKRTPGSYVSSALVRSMSLSEEKEPLRSPQRESFHGFTQETFPPPPPPIQWEDEKKITEVQHISPPMSPLKQEEMEKSSPASSPRETEVFSRSGHSVLPRQTSLPTAGLTLEKLRSFAAPKPYISSTPSRFAQAVNSAVKRSQSLTHNPIGLCSHKVPLTITKRSTIREADEFVDLPTSRDVDSGHGQRKSSSNSCGSPIEDTEDVWKRRTPELSTNSGSNTHCI; the protein is encoded by the exons GAGGTCATCTAAAAACAAGGCACCCCTGCCTCCAGCGGTGGTGCATGGTTCATGTGTATCATCTCATGCCCctgcagtaacacacactaccatgGAGCAGAAGGAGAATTTACTAGAACAAGAGCTGTTACTGACTGTGGTGCTGCCTGAAGGAGTGGAGAAGACCACAGTGGTTCATGGCAG TAAACCCATGATTGACCTACTCGTGATGCTGTGTGCAAAGTACCATCTCAACCCGTCGGGCCACACCATTGAGCTAGTCTCCACCAATAAGAACCACATTAAGTTTAAACCCAATGCTCTTATTGGCGCTCTGGAAGCTGAGAAGGTTCTGCTCAAGCCCAAAGGCATGGAGGACAAGAATAAGCAGACTGGACCACAAATGCCAGAG GCTACTGTGCGCCTGGTAATAAACTATAAAAGGACCCAGAAGACAATTTTACGAGTGAACCCAAAGCTTGCTCTGCAGGAGCTGCTGCCTGCTATCTGTGAGAAATGTGAATTTGATGTCCAGAGCACTGTGCTGCTGCAGAATGTGCTCTCCCAGGAGCCTCTGGACCCGAGCAACTCTCTCAATGATCTCGGCCTCAGGGAGCTCTACGCCAGAGACACACGGG TTATCAGTCCAACAGACTTCCCTCCATCACCAACTCATTCAG ATGTTATTCAACCTAGCAAGGACAAACtccagaaagaaaaggaaaataaaggtCTGTTTGGCATGTTCAGACGAGGAAGTAAGAAGAAATCTGATCAG acaCCAACTGTCAGTGCGCCAGCATCCCCAATCAACAGGAAATCGAGACCTATGAGCATGAGTTCCCTCAGCATGCATTCCTCAACATACGACACCAACACGATGccgtctgacacacagaagaagaGACGGGCCCCTCTGCCTCCACAAATGAAGCCCTCTGACCTCAGCCATATGCACAGCAACTCTCAAACAAGCAGTCATCCTGATGGCAACCAG GTCACATCTTCTCTGAGGCGAAGTTTATCTACCGATTCATCTCTAAAGAGGAGTAAAAGGAAGGCACCACTACCCCCTATCTTCCCCAGCAACCCCTCTGTGACCCATGATGAACAAATCCAGGATACAGCTGTAACAG GGTTGCTACCAACTCCTAAAGAGATCCCAGAAAGTCAGGAGTCTGAAACCACTGTCATCACTGTAAACTCCAGTCCTGAGAGCTTGAGTCCTCTGCCAGAGCTTCTGGAGGATGACATCAGCGTTAACCTCTCTGCAGACGTTTCTCTGGACTCTGGCAGAGCTGAAACTGCCTCACCGCCTCAGGATTCAGAGATGGAAAGTGTAGCTTTACCTACAGAAAGCCTACAAAAAGTATCCTCTGATCTGACCACAGATG CTGCAAACTCTGAGGTGAGAAGAAATCAGCCAGAGGCTGATTCTGATGCTCAATTACAGTCAACAAACagag CCAGTGTTGACAAGGGGACTGAAACAGAATGTTTCACTGCTGAATGTTCTACAGCATTGAAGGAATTGAGCACTGCACCGATGGATGCATCCCAGAGTTCTATAGACCTACTCATACACACCCAGCGAGCAGAACCACAGGCTCCTCCAAAGCCCAGTTACGCAGCAGCTGCAGTACAAACAACACCAAACAGTTCCTCCACTGCAACCAGTGAaagtcagacacacactgaaattCAAACAGAGACAAAAAACTCAACGGAGGCTACACCTACCCCAGAGTCAACTGTCTGGATGCCTGTAACCTTAGGGAGCCCCAAAAGGGACATGGCCACATCTACAGAAGAGCCCCAATGTCAAGAAATTCCCTCTGTTCAAAGTGTTGATGTGCAGAAATTCGCACGTACTCACTTCTCTGAAAGCCCCAAATTCACACAGACTCCCAATCCTGGAAAACAAAAGTCCCCAAAGACTAAGCCTAAGCCCTCAAATGAACTGACCCGAGAATACATCCCTAAAGTAGGCATGACCACCTACACTGTTGTGCCTCCAAAGACCTTGGACAAGCTACGATTCTTCGAAGTGGAGCTGACGCTTGAGTGTCCCAGTGTGCCTGGAGTTAAGGAAGTGAATGTGGAGCCTTTAAGTCaaaaagctacaacaccaccagCAGCAACATCTCCCACCAGGTTTGAATGCAGGCCTGGCAGTGGCAGTGATCTCTCTCCACCCATTTCACCAACTATAGAATCTCCTACAAACTCCTCCTGTACTTCTCAGTACAAGGAGAAGAAAGTTCCACCTGCAACCAGGCCCAAACCAGCTTCATTCCGCTTACCACAGAATAAAAGAACACCTGGAAGTTACGTCAGTTCAGCGTTGGTGCGCAGTATGAGTTTAAGTGAGGAAAAGGAGCCTTTACGTAGCCCGCAAAGGGAGAGTTTCCATGGGTTTACGCAGGAGACCTTCCCCCCTCCTCCACCACCCATACAGTGGGAGGATGAAAAAAAGATTACAGAGGTGCAGCACATTTCTCCACCAATGTCTCCTCTAAagcaggaggagatggagaaatCTAGTCCAGCTTCCTCTCCGAGAGAGACTGAAGTGTTCAGTAGATCAGGGCATTCGGTCCTGCCACGCCAAACGAGTTTACCGACTGCTGGCCTGACTCTGGAAAAGCTGCGGAGTTTTGCTGCACCCAAGCCATACATCTCATCCACACCATCACGCTTTGCCCAGGCTGTCAATTCTGCAGTCAAGAGATCACAATCTCTTACCCATAATCCTATTGGGCTGTGCAGTCACAAGGTCCCTTTGACGATCACTAAACGTAGCACAATTAGAGAGGCAGATGAGTTTGTTGATTTGCCAACTTCAAGG gATGTGGACAGTGGTCATGGACAGAGGAAGAGCAGCAGTAACTCTTGTGGTTCTCCTATTGAGGACACTGAGGACGTGTGGAAAAGGAGAACACCTGAGCTCTCCACAAATAGTGGCTCTAACACTCACTGCATCTGA